The Acidobacteriota bacterium genome includes a region encoding these proteins:
- a CDS encoding 2Fe-2S iron-sulfur cluster-binding protein produces the protein MATLLVDGQRVEAQAGDSLLVAMLRTGLHPTGGGCLCLGGDCPNCLVTVDGIAYTRSCQVRASAGMKVTRAHLRGEEPALLSDESTSAGKAAPVHHVHCDTVVIGQGESGHKAARKAREAGLSVITLDAREGQHVTGVYPGPLVVASDQAGRVLHVHPRREIVVSTGAAEIQPVVPGSELEGLVTARAAAKLVAAGIDLGRAVAVGERPAGLPAGMLARHVPVGEGGWELVRFDGDGRIEAVVVRPNGDAGASEERIECDTAVLGLGRNPRNALARMASDFPVRVIGSAAAEPQLPSCPREGTVCPCSGVTVADLDAVWERGFHEMELLKRATLAGTGTCQGGVCLPYLRSFLLERGGRLQPAFTARPLNRQLTVRELAAGAHTAVTARSPLHDEHLSLGARMDRAGGWWRPWTYGREEDEYRSVRERVSLGDVSSLGKMAISGPDAEAFLERIVPTRVATIRPGRCRYVLMLDERAYLLDDGMLCREADQGAGDRFFLTSTSGGSGFFELWLRDWAEAFGCDVRILNQNASLAAINVTGPQAARLLARAGARELPAFGRHRQVRVAGVDCRVVRLSFTGELSYELHHPAADARKLWRRLLAAGADFHVQPHGLETLLRLRLEKGHIVIGQDTDYDSTPRRLAHEWAVNLNKGDFVGRRAILRTNKQPLDKRLVTLRADDPPPLGAAADPSAEGAAIHDGERYAGYVTSDAGTTAGGAPMLGWLYLDAEGNLPREVTVDGRAARRVDGPTYDPEGTRARAAVDLASESPQNLSEFPVARPEATDLAAEAPSEPPRLRRLEATRVSATPAALDTLVERPPWGAGGLAFRTAPDELLVTATPDFEVAGDPHAIVERETAFSYVWLDEATAKRFLDRECEWRRPEARPALAQGEVAGIPAKLWFEVGRTLILAPAPFAAAFLRRLTGSLAEIDGATP, from the coding sequence ATGGCGACTCTTCTGGTGGACGGGCAGCGAGTCGAGGCCCAGGCAGGCGACAGTCTGCTCGTCGCGATGCTACGGACCGGGCTACACCCGACCGGCGGCGGATGCCTGTGCCTCGGCGGGGATTGCCCGAACTGTCTCGTGACGGTAGATGGCATCGCCTACACGCGCAGTTGCCAGGTGCGGGCATCAGCCGGCATGAAGGTGACGCGCGCCCACCTCAGGGGCGAGGAGCCGGCCCTGCTGTCCGACGAGTCGACGTCGGCCGGGAAGGCGGCGCCGGTCCATCATGTCCACTGCGACACGGTCGTCATCGGCCAGGGCGAGTCGGGACACAAGGCGGCGCGGAAGGCCAGGGAGGCGGGTCTCTCCGTCATTACCCTGGACGCCCGCGAGGGGCAGCACGTCACCGGGGTCTATCCCGGACCGCTGGTCGTCGCCTCCGACCAGGCGGGGCGCGTGCTCCACGTTCATCCGCGGCGGGAGATCGTCGTCTCCACCGGCGCCGCGGAGATCCAGCCGGTCGTTCCCGGCAGCGAGCTGGAGGGACTGGTCACCGCGCGGGCAGCCGCGAAGCTTGTCGCGGCAGGGATCGACCTGGGCCGCGCCGTCGCCGTGGGTGAGCGGCCGGCAGGTCTACCGGCCGGGATGCTCGCCAGGCACGTCCCGGTCGGCGAAGGTGGTTGGGAACTCGTCCGCTTCGACGGCGACGGTCGCATCGAGGCGGTAGTCGTTCGCCCGAACGGCGACGCCGGCGCCAGCGAAGAGCGGATCGAATGCGATACGGCGGTCCTGGGCCTCGGCCGCAACCCACGCAACGCGCTGGCCCGGATGGCCTCCGACTTCCCGGTACGCGTGATCGGCAGCGCCGCGGCCGAACCCCAACTCCCTTCCTGTCCGCGCGAGGGAACGGTATGCCCCTGCAGCGGCGTCACCGTCGCCGACCTCGACGCTGTCTGGGAGCGCGGTTTCCACGAGATGGAGCTGCTGAAACGGGCGACGCTAGCCGGCACCGGCACCTGCCAGGGCGGCGTGTGCCTGCCCTACCTGCGCAGCTTCCTCCTGGAGCGCGGCGGCCGGCTTCAGCCCGCCTTCACCGCACGGCCGCTCAACCGGCAACTGACCGTACGCGAGCTGGCCGCCGGTGCGCACACCGCCGTGACCGCCCGCTCGCCCCTCCACGACGAACACCTGAGCCTCGGCGCGAGGATGGACCGTGCCGGCGGCTGGTGGCGGCCCTGGACCTACGGCCGGGAGGAGGACGAGTACCGCTCCGTGCGCGAGCGCGTCTCGCTCGGCGACGTGAGTTCGCTCGGCAAGATGGCGATCTCGGGGCCGGACGCCGAAGCGTTCCTGGAGCGAATCGTTCCCACTAGGGTCGCGACGATCCGTCCCGGCCGCTGCCGCTACGTCCTGATGCTGGACGAACGGGCTTACCTGCTGGACGACGGGATGCTCTGCCGGGAAGCGGACCAGGGCGCCGGCGACCGCTTCTTCCTGACCTCGACCTCCGGCGGGTCCGGCTTCTTCGAGCTGTGGCTGCGCGACTGGGCCGAGGCCTTCGGCTGCGATGTCCGGATCCTGAACCAGAACGCGTCGCTGGCGGCGATCAACGTCACCGGCCCACAGGCGGCCCGACTACTGGCGCGTGCCGGCGCCCGGGAGCTTCCCGCGTTCGGCCGGCATCGCCAGGTGCGTGTCGCCGGCGTCGACTGCCGGGTCGTTCGCCTGAGCTTCACCGGCGAACTCTCCTATGAGCTCCACCATCCGGCCGCTGACGCCCGCAAGCTGTGGCGGCGGCTGCTGGCCGCGGGTGCAGATTTCCACGTCCAGCCCCACGGGCTCGAGACCCTGCTCCGCCTGCGGCTCGAGAAGGGACACATCGTCATCGGCCAGGACACGGACTACGACTCGACCCCGCGACGTCTCGCCCACGAGTGGGCGGTCAACCTGAACAAGGGCGACTTCGTTGGCCGCCGGGCCATCCTGCGAACGAACAAGCAGCCGCTCGACAAGCGGCTGGTCACGCTCCGGGCGGACGATCCGCCGCCGCTGGGAGCCGCCGCAGATCCGTCCGCCGAGGGCGCGGCGATCCATGACGGCGAGCGCTACGCCGGCTATGTGACGTCCGACGCCGGCACGACGGCAGGCGGCGCCCCGATGCTCGGCTGGCTCTATCTGGACGCCGAGGGCAACCTGCCCCGTGAGGTCACGGTGGACGGCCGAGCGGCCCGGCGCGTCGACGGCCCGACCTACGACCCGGAGGGAACACGGGCTCGAGCAGCGGTCGACCTCGCGAGCGAGTCGCCGCAGAACCTCAGTGAGTTCCCGGTTGCGCGTCCGGAGGCAACCGACCTCGCCGCCGAAGCCCCATCCGAGCCGCCGCGGCTGCGCCGGCTCGAAGCGACCCGCGTGTCGGCTACGCCCGCGGCCCTCGACACCCTGGTCGAGCGGCCGCCCTGGGGCGCCGGCGGGCTCGCCTTCCGCACCGCTCCCGACGAACTCCTGGTGACGGCGACGCCGGACTTCGAGGTCGCCGGCGACCCGCATGCGATCGTCGAACGCGAGACCGCGTTCAGCTACGTCTGGCTCGACGAAGCCACCGCCAAGCGCTTCCTCGACCGCGAGTGCGAGTGGCGTCGGCCCGAAGCGAGGCCGGCCCTCGCCCAGGGCGAGGTCGCCGGCATCCCGGCCAAGCTCTGGTTCGAGGTCGGGCGGACCCTGATCCTTGCGCCGGCCCCGTTCGCCGCCGCCTTCCTGCGCCGACTGACCGGCTCGCTCGCCGAGATCGACGGGGCCACCCCATGA
- a CDS encoding SDR family NAD(P)-dependent oxidoreductase, which yields MTASLSGQVVLVTGSTRGIGRATAEAAAALGATVAVHGRDLTQVEAVCAELGTDNVFPLAANFDDPDNAAGLVDQVVERCGRIDGLVNNAGGGRPVSLRGLDLDSWRATQRVNLEATFAASRAAYKVMRKAGNGSIVNMASLAAHGPGAWMGADYAASKAGMVSLTRSLALEAARFGVRCNAVSPGFIETDMTVELTDDQRQRLRVPLGRLGTPAEVAACVTFLLSSESSYVTGQVLHVNGGLSMYG from the coding sequence ATGACTGCCTCCCTCTCCGGCCAAGTGGTCCTCGTTACCGGTTCGACCCGCGGTATCGGCCGTGCGACCGCCGAGGCGGCCGCCGCGCTCGGCGCGACGGTCGCCGTGCACGGGCGCGACCTGACCCAGGTCGAGGCGGTGTGCGCGGAGCTCGGCACGGACAACGTCTTCCCGCTCGCCGCCAACTTCGACGACCCGGACAACGCGGCTGGCCTGGTCGACCAGGTGGTTGAGCGGTGCGGTCGGATCGACGGTCTGGTCAACAACGCGGGCGGCGGTCGCCCGGTCTCGCTCCGCGGTCTCGATCTCGACTCCTGGCGCGCGACCCAGCGCGTGAACCTGGAGGCGACGTTCGCGGCTTCGCGGGCCGCCTACAAGGTCATGCGCAAAGCCGGGAACGGCAGCATCGTGAACATGGCTTCGCTCGCGGCCCACGGCCCTGGGGCCTGGATGGGCGCCGACTACGCCGCGTCGAAGGCGGGCATGGTGAGTCTCACCCGCAGCCTCGCCCTGGAGGCCGCGCGCTTCGGCGTCCGCTGCAACGCGGTGTCGCCGGGCTTCATCGAAACCGACATGACGGTCGAACTGACCGATGACCAGCGGCAGAGGCTCCGCGTTCCGCTCGGACGGCTGGGGACGCCGGCTGAGGTCGCCGCCTGCGTCACCTTCCTGCTGTCGTCCGAGTCGTCGTACGTGACCGGCCAGGTGCTGCACGTCAACGGCGGCTTGTCGATGTATGGCTAG
- a CDS encoding beta-ketoacyl-[acyl-carrier-protein] synthase family protein translates to MARRVAVTGLGVACAIGADVESFWTNLVAGRGAIGPLQSLDTSAFKVGIGAEVDAEVVRAGLKRLRRRPTDRAVDLGLVAAADALEEAGLIDGAPPYEVQPVAVILGTGAGSAESHTTGHARFHERGVRGLRPSTVPRCMYNSISAGISIHFKLTGINYVVVSACTSATNAIGMACRMVRDGYADTVLCGGADGFFDPFYFGIWNNLGVMSRHPDPARACRPFDADRDGTVFGEGAGMLVVESWERARGRGARIRGEVVGYGESSDASHLTSPSAEGQAVAMRDALASAGARPDELGAVNAHGTATRANDQCESESIRAVLGDAVDNAPVSANKSYFGHTLGASGAIEAIAALLSIEHGVLPPNLNLENPDPECRVRLVGGEPEPLERPLVMKNSFGFGGSNGVLVLGPG, encoded by the coding sequence ATGGCTAGGCGGGTCGCCGTCACCGGCCTCGGTGTCGCCTGCGCGATCGGCGCGGACGTCGAGTCCTTCTGGACGAACCTGGTCGCCGGCCGCGGCGCCATCGGCCCGCTTCAGTCGCTCGACACCTCGGCGTTCAAGGTCGGCATCGGCGCGGAGGTCGACGCCGAAGTCGTGCGTGCCGGTCTGAAGCGGCTGCGCCGCCGACCCACCGACCGCGCCGTCGACCTGGGTCTGGTCGCCGCGGCCGACGCACTTGAGGAGGCTGGCCTGATCGACGGGGCGCCGCCGTACGAAGTACAGCCTGTGGCGGTCATTCTCGGTACGGGCGCAGGGTCGGCCGAGAGCCACACGACCGGGCATGCCCGTTTCCACGAGCGCGGGGTGCGGGGACTGCGTCCGTCGACGGTGCCGCGCTGCATGTACAACTCGATCTCAGCGGGAATCTCGATTCACTTCAAGCTGACCGGCATCAACTACGTCGTCGTTTCGGCGTGCACCTCGGCGACCAACGCGATCGGCATGGCCTGCCGCATGGTGCGCGACGGCTACGCGGACACCGTGCTTTGTGGCGGGGCGGACGGCTTCTTCGACCCGTTCTACTTCGGCATCTGGAACAACCTGGGCGTCATGTCGCGACATCCCGACCCCGCGCGCGCCTGCCGCCCCTTCGACGCCGACCGTGACGGCACGGTGTTTGGCGAAGGCGCCGGCATGCTGGTCGTCGAGTCGTGGGAGCGGGCTCGCGGGCGCGGTGCGCGGATCCGCGGCGAGGTCGTCGGCTACGGCGAGTCTTCCGACGCCAGCCACCTGACCAGCCCGAGCGCCGAAGGACAGGCGGTGGCGATGCGGGATGCGCTGGCCTCGGCGGGCGCTCGCCCCGACGAACTCGGCGCCGTGAACGCACACGGCACGGCGACGCGCGCCAACGACCAGTGCGAGAGCGAGTCGATTCGCGCGGTCCTCGGCGATGCGGTGGATAACGCCCCGGTCTCGGCGAACAAGTCCTATTTCGGCCACACGCTCGGGGCATCCGGGGCGATCGAAGCGATCGCGGCGCTGCTCAGCATCGAACACGGCGTGCTGCCGCCGAATCTCAACCTGGAGAACCCGGACCCGGAGTGCCGCGTGCGTCTGGTGGGCGGCGAACCGGAGCCGCTCGAGCGGCCGTTGGTGATGAAGAACAGCTTCGGCTTCGGCGGCAGCAACGGCGTGCTCGTGTTGGGACCGGGATAG
- a CDS encoding oxygenase MpaB family protein, translating to MRVPSAYSESYPRVRPSDPEGVDNYIRHTTIGDPELDPVLEELSDLPPADLHRYIRAIIEWEGETLCRAPRVLRDFFDTLEEPTWLKWDGLEPGIRTFYKNADLMLGAFVTGVLVEGFSTLIAKSFAITGRVSHTTRRLKQNNRQLLDIFFPNGLYRNGEGWKLSVRVRFVHGRMRSLLAKSADWDHEAWGTPLSAAHLGYAISVFSKRLLDYSTLLGARFSEEERKGVMDVWRYSGFLMGIPESILYASEEEATRVYEMAYLCEPPPSAESAYLANTLIQSIPSVAQIKDTAEQKKIVRLGYRLSRALIGKELADGFGYPKRRPWHVGTLALFRAKQRLQRRWSGSGALRASNITQLLQISMYDEEGISYKMPDRVKAEKQDPW from the coding sequence ATGAGAGTGCCGTCGGCGTACTCGGAGTCGTACCCACGGGTTCGGCCTTCCGATCCGGAGGGTGTGGACAACTACATCCGCCACACGACGATCGGCGACCCCGAACTCGACCCGGTCCTCGAGGAGCTCTCCGATCTGCCGCCAGCGGATCTGCACCGTTACATTCGCGCCATCATCGAGTGGGAGGGCGAGACGTTGTGCAGAGCGCCTCGGGTGCTCCGCGACTTCTTCGACACCCTCGAAGAACCGACTTGGCTGAAATGGGACGGCCTGGAGCCGGGAATTCGCACGTTCTACAAGAACGCGGATCTCATGCTGGGCGCGTTCGTCACCGGCGTGCTGGTCGAAGGCTTCTCGACCTTGATCGCCAAGTCTTTCGCCATCACGGGGAGGGTGAGCCACACCACCAGGCGCCTCAAGCAGAACAACCGGCAGTTGCTGGACATCTTCTTCCCGAACGGCCTGTACAGGAACGGCGAGGGTTGGAAGCTGTCAGTCCGCGTCCGCTTCGTGCACGGGCGGATGAGAAGTCTGCTCGCGAAATCCGCGGACTGGGACCACGAGGCCTGGGGCACTCCGTTGAGCGCCGCGCACCTGGGCTATGCGATCTCCGTGTTCTCGAAACGCCTGCTCGACTACTCGACGCTCCTGGGCGCCAGATTCTCGGAGGAAGAGCGCAAGGGCGTCATGGACGTCTGGCGCTACTCCGGCTTCCTCATGGGCATTCCGGAGAGCATCCTGTACGCCTCCGAGGAAGAGGCCACGCGCGTGTACGAGATGGCTTACCTCTGCGAACCGCCACCGAGCGCCGAGTCGGCTTACCTGGCGAACACGCTGATCCAGTCGATACCTTCCGTTGCGCAGATCAAGGACACGGCCGAACAGAAGAAGATCGTGCGACTGGGGTACCGCCTTTCGCGAGCGCTCATCGGCAAGGAACTCGCCGACGGCTTCGGGTACCCGAAGCGACGACCCTGGCACGTCGGAACGCTCGCACTGTTTCGGGCCAAGCAACGCCTGCAGCGGCGCTGGTCCGGTTCCGGGGCTCTCCGGGCCAGCAACATCACCCAGCTCCTGCAGATCTCCATGTACGACGAGGAGGGCATCAGCTACAAGATGCCCGACCGCGTCAAGGCCGAGAAACAGGACCCCTGGTAG
- a CDS encoding efflux RND transporter permease subunit, with product MSEAGDPTVRGGPIAFMASNPIAANLLMVFLLFAGLLAAGQLVQEMLPDASLDRVQVMVPYPGAAPQEVDEAIVRKIEEELGSLDGVKRIEASASEGLGTVTAEFKSGTDIDRALNEAKARVDRIPSFPAGAERPEVREVTSRQSVIRLLVHGDVPERTLKELAYDIEDGIAALPAVSYVDTSGFREYEISIEVPSHRLRALGLTLSDIAVAVRRGSMDLSAGSLSTGGEEIRVRTIGQNYEQYDFEDIIVLSRPDGTSLRLGDIADLRDGFADTDLITRFNGNRAIRVDVTRTADEQVFEISEAVKAYLVTEVIPALPAGVGVEIWRDDSTLVAGSLSVLIENGVLGLLLVFLALTFFLEIRLALWVAAGLAVALVGTLWGMQMLGVSINMFSMMALVLALGIVVDDAIVVGENIFAGRRRDRDGLTTAIRGAQRMSAPVIFSVLTTVTAFCALLTVPGSTGKIMRSVPLVVIIILMISLVESLLILPRHLSHLPPPGRTASTWAGRRLLRIQRAVDRGLQWLIDGPLDRGLRLATNHPPIVLATAAGAVLLVTVLIGSGLVRVEFLPQVEGDVIAANFELPTGSPADRTAAVGELVEQTGRRVAERLASEHPGSAAADDWNSAITVGEPAELFNPLRGDRASVPRSHVGAVQFALPEDAAVPASEFERLWREETGTVQGLRHLVFSSGALELPPPVYLELSHPDPVELETIAQAFVEELQQVDGVFDIRTNQDDGFREIQLELKPPARTLGLTLEDLARQTRSAFFGSEALRVLRGREDMRVYLRLPEQERSSIADLERFVVRTPGGSEVPLKHVASAEFVRSSTAIHKVDGRRVVTVTANVDPDVVTGQLITPALERDILAPLAAEHPGFGYGVGGEQRQQREIIGALSGAMLFVFIIIFALIAIPFGSWSQPLIIMAAIPLGLVGAVAGHLLLGLSFGFMSVQGLVGCTGVVVNDSLVMVTFINERRGAGLGAQEAIIAGAKARVRSILLTSVTTFVGVAPLVFERDPATVHLVPLAAALGFGILIATPLLMLVVPALAMLHVRVQARLRIATGAGRAERQAGVA from the coding sequence ATGAGCGAGGCCGGCGACCCGACAGTCCGTGGCGGTCCGATCGCCTTCATGGCGAGCAACCCGATTGCCGCCAACCTCCTCATGGTCTTCCTGCTGTTCGCCGGGCTGCTGGCGGCGGGCCAACTCGTCCAGGAGATGCTCCCGGACGCGTCGCTGGATCGCGTTCAGGTCATGGTTCCGTACCCGGGCGCCGCCCCGCAGGAGGTCGACGAGGCAATCGTCCGCAAGATCGAGGAGGAGCTCGGGTCCCTGGACGGCGTCAAGCGGATCGAAGCCTCCGCCTCCGAGGGGCTCGGAACGGTCACCGCCGAATTCAAGAGCGGCACCGACATCGACCGCGCTCTGAACGAGGCCAAGGCGCGGGTGGACCGCATTCCCAGCTTTCCCGCGGGAGCGGAACGCCCTGAAGTGCGCGAGGTGACGAGCCGGCAAAGCGTCATTCGCCTCCTGGTTCACGGCGACGTGCCGGAACGGACGCTCAAGGAACTGGCCTACGACATCGAGGATGGCATCGCGGCGCTTCCCGCGGTGTCCTACGTGGACACCAGCGGCTTCCGCGAGTACGAGATTTCGATCGAGGTCCCATCGCACCGGCTCCGGGCCCTGGGGCTGACCCTGAGTGACATCGCCGTTGCCGTGCGGCGGGGCTCGATGGACCTATCAGCGGGCAGCCTCTCGACGGGCGGGGAGGAGATTCGGGTCCGGACGATCGGCCAGAACTACGAGCAGTACGACTTCGAGGACATCATCGTCCTGTCCCGTCCGGACGGCACGTCGCTTCGCCTGGGCGACATCGCCGACCTGCGCGACGGTTTCGCGGACACCGACCTGATCACCCGCTTCAACGGCAACCGGGCCATTCGCGTCGACGTCACCCGCACCGCGGACGAACAGGTGTTCGAGATCTCGGAAGCCGTCAAGGCCTATCTGGTGACGGAAGTGATCCCCGCTCTTCCGGCCGGCGTCGGCGTCGAGATATGGCGGGACGACTCGACGCTGGTCGCCGGCAGCCTGTCGGTCCTGATCGAGAACGGCGTCCTGGGGCTCCTTCTCGTCTTTCTCGCCCTGACGTTCTTCCTGGAGATCCGCCTCGCGCTATGGGTGGCCGCGGGGCTGGCCGTCGCGCTGGTGGGAACGCTGTGGGGCATGCAAATGCTGGGCGTCTCCATCAACATGTTCTCGATGATGGCCCTGGTGCTCGCGCTCGGGATCGTCGTGGACGACGCGATCGTGGTGGGCGAGAACATCTTCGCGGGACGAAGACGGGACCGCGACGGGCTGACGACGGCGATTCGGGGCGCGCAGCGGATGAGCGCTCCGGTCATCTTCTCCGTGCTGACTACCGTGACGGCCTTCTGCGCCCTGCTGACCGTCCCGGGCTCCACCGGCAAGATCATGAGAAGCGTGCCGCTCGTGGTCATCATCATCCTGATGATTTCGCTGGTGGAGTCGCTGCTGATTCTTCCCCGTCATCTTTCGCATCTGCCGCCGCCCGGACGAACCGCGTCGACGTGGGCCGGCCGCCGGTTGTTGCGGATTCAGCGCGCCGTGGACCGGGGTCTGCAGTGGCTGATCGACGGCCCGCTGGACCGGGGCCTTCGTCTCGCCACGAACCATCCGCCGATCGTGCTGGCGACAGCCGCGGGCGCGGTCCTGCTCGTGACCGTCCTGATCGGTTCGGGGTTGGTCAGAGTGGAGTTCCTGCCGCAGGTGGAGGGCGACGTCATCGCGGCGAACTTCGAGCTGCCCACCGGATCGCCGGCGGACCGTACCGCGGCGGTCGGGGAGCTGGTGGAGCAAACGGGGCGCCGGGTGGCGGAGCGGCTGGCGAGCGAGCATCCAGGCAGCGCCGCTGCGGACGATTGGAACAGCGCCATCACCGTCGGCGAGCCCGCGGAGCTCTTCAATCCGCTGCGTGGCGACCGGGCGTCGGTTCCCCGCAGCCACGTCGGCGCGGTCCAGTTCGCGCTTCCGGAGGACGCCGCGGTTCCAGCCAGCGAGTTCGAGCGCCTGTGGCGGGAGGAGACCGGCACGGTGCAGGGGCTGAGACACCTCGTCTTCTCGTCGGGGGCGCTCGAACTCCCGCCGCCCGTCTACCTGGAGCTCTCGCATCCCGACCCCGTCGAGCTGGAGACCATCGCTCAGGCGTTCGTGGAGGAGCTACAGCAGGTCGACGGCGTGTTCGACATCCGTACGAATCAGGACGACGGATTCAGGGAGATTCAACTGGAACTCAAGCCGCCGGCCCGCACGTTGGGATTGACGCTGGAGGACCTGGCGCGTCAAACCCGTTCCGCCTTCTTCGGCTCTGAGGCCCTCAGGGTGCTGCGCGGTCGCGAGGACATGCGGGTGTATCTCCGACTGCCGGAGCAGGAGCGCAGTTCGATCGCTGACCTCGAACGGTTCGTCGTGCGTACGCCCGGCGGATCGGAAGTGCCGTTGAAGCACGTCGCTTCCGCGGAGTTCGTACGATCGTCAACCGCGATTCACAAGGTCGACGGTCGCCGCGTCGTGACGGTCACGGCGAACGTGGACCCGGATGTCGTGACCGGCCAGTTGATCACGCCCGCTCTGGAGCGAGACATTCTGGCCCCGCTCGCGGCCGAGCACCCGGGTTTCGGCTACGGAGTCGGCGGCGAGCAGAGGCAGCAGAGAGAGATCATCGGCGCCCTGTCGGGCGCGATGCTGTTCGTCTTCATCATCATCTTCGCCCTGATCGCCATCCCGTTTGGATCCTGGTCTCAGCCGCTCATCATCATGGCCGCCATTCCCCTGGGCCTGGTCGGCGCCGTGGCGGGCCATTTGCTGCTGGGCCTCAGTTTCGGCTTCATGTCGGTGCAGGGCCTGGTCGGCTGTACCGGAGTCGTCGTGAACGACTCGCTGGTGATGGTCACCTTCATCAACGAGAGGAGAGGCGCCGGCCTGGGGGCGCAGGAGGCGATCATCGCCGGCGCCAAGGCCCGCGTCCGGTCGATCCTCCTGACCTCGGTCACCACGTTCGTCGGCGTCGCTCCGCTCGTCTTCGAGAGGGATCCCGCGACCGTGCACCTGGTTCCGCTGGCGGCGGCGCTCGGCTTCGGCATCCTGATCGCGACGCCTCTGCTCATGCTGGTCGTTCCGGCCCTGGCGATGCTGCACGTGAGGGTTCAGGCCCGGCTACGCATCGCGACGGGAGCCGGCAGGGCGGAGCGTCAGGCGGGCGTGGCCTGA
- a CDS encoding glutathione S-transferase family protein, giving the protein MKLYWCPQTRSSRAVWMLEEAGVDYELVYVDVTKPERTQEHLAASPMGKVPALEDGDVKMWDSAAICLYVADRYASGRLAPALDDPLRARFVHWLIYSPAMIEPAMFESGLRTVVPEEHQAEAFNPGRLGWGSFAKTIEVWEEGLGDGPWILGEEFSAADVMLGSSAVFLRMFGMLPESPVLEAYGDRCMARPAFQKAQAAEVPG; this is encoded by the coding sequence ATGAAGCTCTACTGGTGCCCGCAGACGCGGTCCAGCCGCGCCGTCTGGATGCTTGAGGAGGCGGGCGTCGACTACGAGCTTGTGTATGTCGACGTCACGAAGCCGGAGCGGACTCAGGAACACCTGGCCGCGAGTCCGATGGGCAAGGTGCCGGCGCTCGAGGACGGCGACGTGAAGATGTGGGACTCGGCGGCGATCTGCCTCTACGTCGCTGACCGCTACGCGTCCGGACGTCTGGCGCCGGCGCTGGACGATCCGCTACGCGCCCGCTTCGTGCACTGGCTGATCTACTCGCCGGCGATGATCGAGCCGGCGATGTTCGAGTCGGGCCTCCGGACCGTCGTGCCCGAGGAACACCAGGCGGAAGCGTTCAATCCCGGCCGGCTGGGCTGGGGCAGTTTCGCGAAGACGATCGAGGTTTGGGAGGAGGGCCTTGGCGATGGCCCCTGGATCCTGGGCGAGGAGTTCAGCGCCGCGGACGTGATGCTCGGCAGCAGCGCCGTCTTCCTGCGCATGTTCGGGATGCTCCCCGAGTCGCCGGTGCTCGAGGCCTACGGCGACCGCTGCATGGCCAGGCCGGCGTTCCAGAAGGCGCAGGCGGCGGAGGTTCCCGGCTGA
- a CDS encoding HupE/UreJ family protein yields MTRAALLALAALFLSSGLWAHGVADQDELFLTNNEGLAVGPYMYLGAKHMVTGYDHLAFLAGVIFFLYRFRDVALYVTLFAVGHSVTLLVGVLGGIHANPFLIDAIVGLSVAYKAFENLGGFRALGVKIDTRAAVLVFGLFHGFGLATKLQPVEISGSGLVGNIVSFNVGVELGQFAALAIILLSFNLWRVSGRFQSHGYAANAVLMTVGFLLVAYQLTGYFLS; encoded by the coding sequence ATGACCAGGGCGGCGCTGTTAGCGCTGGCCGCGCTGTTCCTCTCGTCTGGCCTGTGGGCGCACGGTGTCGCCGACCAGGACGAGCTCTTCCTGACCAATAACGAGGGTCTGGCGGTCGGGCCCTACATGTACCTCGGCGCCAAGCACATGGTCACCGGGTACGACCACCTGGCGTTCCTGGCGGGGGTCATCTTCTTCCTCTACCGCTTCCGCGACGTCGCGCTCTACGTGACCCTGTTCGCGGTCGGTCACAGCGTCACCCTGCTGGTCGGCGTGCTCGGCGGCATCCACGCGAATCCGTTTCTCATCGACGCGATCGTCGGCCTGTCGGTGGCGTACAAGGCGTTCGAGAACCTGGGAGGGTTCCGGGCACTGGGGGTCAAGATCGATACGCGCGCGGCCGTGCTCGTGTTCGGCCTGTTCCACGGCTTCGGCCTGGCGACGAAGCTGCAGCCGGTGGAGATCTCTGGCAGCGGTCTGGTCGGCAACATCGTCTCCTTCAACGTGGGCGTCGAACTCGGGCAGTTCGCCGCCCTCGCCATCATCCTGCTGAGCTTCAACCTCTGGCGAGTCAGCGGCCGCTTCCAGTCTCACGGCTACGCCGCGAACGCGGTGCTGATGACGGTCGGCTTCCTGCTGGTCGCCTACCAGTTGACGGGGTACTTCTTGTCATGA